The window CTGAAAATGATCTTCTTATAAGCTTTCTAGACCATGCGTTTTTTGTCAGAGAAAGTTTGCTAAAACAAGACTGCGAAGCAGTATTTTGCCACGAAGTGGCTACATGTTGCTAGCCATGTGTGAATGAGCGAAGCGAATGAACGCATGGAGGGATGTTACCCAAAAAAAGAGCCACAAAGTGGCGACACAACACATACTATGTCATCGCATCGAGTTCATTTTTTTTATGTCATTTGGTCTACAAAAGGAAGATCAAAAAGTATCTTACCTAAAGTCAGGGATCAGCTTTACCCTTATTTAAATGGAATAATCAAAAAATGTAACGGTAGTATATTAGTAATCGGTGGAATGCTGGATCATGTGCATCTTCTTCTTGAAATTTCTAATTTAGATAACTATACAGCTACAATTAGAAATGCTAAGGCCGGCTCTTCAGGCTGGCTTAAAGGTGAATTCCCAGAATATAATACCTTTCTTACTTTGCATGACGCTAAATACGATGAAAAATATCTATTTGAGTGAATTTCTGTAGCTCATGCGTTCATTCGCTTTGCTCATTCACACATGGCTAGCAACATGTGTGAATGAGCAAAGCGAATGAACGCATGAGAGGATGTTTACCAAAAAAAAAGAGCCACAAAGTGGCGACAAAATACAAATAAGGCGCCTGTAAAATAAATGTATGTTGTGTTCCAAAGACTACTTCAAAATTATTTATAAAGTAGGGCTATAAGTTTCTTTCAAAAGAATTCTGTGAGTGACTAAAACGAATTGTTTTGATCTGATCGTAGGGAATAGTTCTTCTTCATTGAGTAAAGTGTTGGATTTTATAAAAATATCTTTAGCTACGTCCTTGTCAAGTGCTTCAAGAAATCGATAAATTAGACTTTGGCTAGGGACTCGGTTATTAAAAACTAATACCATATCGTGTGAGGTGTATTTTTGAACGATTTTATCTTCAGCATCTAAGCAGTACACGGATCTCTGATGTAATTTTTCCAGCAGGTCGTATGTAAATCCATCGTGTACATAAATTTCATCGATACCAAATTTTGCATGAGCATAGTTATCTTGAGAGAACATAGTTACCTTAAATTAATTATATTAAGTTGTTTTTTAAAGCTATTGGAGGTTTCATTTTTAATTTCACAAAATAGCATTTTACTTCTTTCAAAGGCTACTAAAGCAAAGTAGATTCTTATTTAATTGATAATTCGAGAGCTATAGGACAATGATCTGATCCCATCAATTCACTTAAAATGTAGGACTTTTTTAATTGAGGCCGTAATTGGGAAGAAATTAAAAAATAGTCGATGCGCCATCCAATGTTCCTTTCTCTGCATTTATTGAACTGACTCCACCAAGTATAATGGCCAGGGCCTTTTTCAAATTCACGAAAGGTATCGATGAATCCAGACTCTAGGATACGTGTGAAGCCTGCACGTTCTTCATTCGTAAATCCATGGC is drawn from Parachlamydiales bacterium and contains these coding sequences:
- a CDS encoding transposase, translating into MSEANERMEGCYPKKEPQSGDTTHTMSSHRVHFFYVIWSTKGRSKSILPKVRDQLYPYLNGIIKKCNGSILVIGGMLDHVHLLLEISNLDNYTATIRNAKAGSSGWLKGEFPEYNTFLTLHDAKYDEKYLFE